In the genome of Thiomicrospira aerophila AL3, one region contains:
- the rplR gene encoding 50S ribosomal protein L18 codes for MDSKQARLRRAKKTRAKISELNMPRLCVNRTPRHIYVQLIAADGATVIASSSTVQAEVKSGVKYSGNKAAAEVVGKAIAEKAKAAGVTKVAFDRSGFKYHGRVQVLADAARANGLEF; via the coding sequence ATGGATAGTAAACAAGCAAGACTTCGTCGTGCAAAAAAGACACGTGCAAAGATTAGTGAATTGAATATGCCACGTTTGTGCGTAAATCGTACTCCACGTCATATTTATGTTCAGTTGATTGCTGCTGATGGTGCCACTGTTATAGCTTCTAGCTCAACTGTTCAAGCAGAAGTAAAGAGTGGAGTTAAATATTCCGGTAATAAAGCCGCTGCAGAGGTTGTTGGTAAGGCAATTGCTGAAAAAGCCAAAGCAGCAGGCGTGACCAAAGTAGCCTTTGATCGTTCCGGTTTTAAATACCACGGTCGTGTGCAAGTCCTAGCTGACGCTGCACGTGCTAATGGTCTAGAGTTTTAA
- the rpsE gene encoding 30S ribosomal protein S5: MSSQELQDGQDGLIEKLVSVRRVAKVVKGGRVFSFSALTVVGDGEGRIGFGSGKASEVPVAIKKAMDQARRNMRNVHLNNGTLEYPISFEQGAAKIVMLPASEGTGVIAGGSMRSVLEAAGVKNVLAKCIGTTRPVNVVRATVNALTSMHSPDYIAAKRGKSVNEIVGG; this comes from the coding sequence ATGTCTTCACAAGAATTGCAAGATGGTCAAGACGGCTTAATCGAAAAATTAGTTTCAGTTCGTCGTGTAGCTAAAGTGGTTAAGGGTGGTCGCGTGTTTTCTTTTTCAGCGCTTACAGTTGTAGGTGATGGCGAGGGTCGCATTGGTTTCGGAAGTGGTAAGGCAAGTGAAGTGCCTGTTGCAATTAAAAAAGCAATGGACCAGGCACGTCGTAACATGCGTAATGTTCATCTTAACAATGGAACGCTTGAATACCCAATTAGTTTTGAACAAGGTGCAGCTAAAATTGTTATGCTTCCAGCATCTGAAGGTACAGGTGTTATTGCAGGCGGAAGTATGCGTTCTGTACTTGAAGCTGCGGGTGTTAAAAACGTACTTGCTAAATGTATCGGTACAACGCGTCCGGTAAACGTTGTAAGAGCAACAGTTAATGCACTTACGTCAATGCATTCACCTGATTATATCGCTGCGAAGCGTGGTAAGTCTGTTAATGAGATTGTAGGTGGATAA
- the rpmD gene encoding 50S ribosomal protein L30, translating to MAEQKKLTVTLIKSTIGRLPNHIACVKGLGLRRMHHTVSVIDTPENRGMINKVSYLLKVEEA from the coding sequence ATGGCTGAGCAAAAAAAACTTACAGTTACTTTAATCAAAAGTACAATTGGTCGTTTACCAAACCATATTGCTTGTGTAAAAGGTTTAGGTTTACGCAGAATGCATCACACTGTTTCAGTTATTGATACACCTGAAAACCGTGGAATGATTAATAAAGTTTCTTATTTATTAAAAGTAGAGGAAGCCTAA
- the rplO gene encoding 50S ribosomal protein L15 — MFLNTLAPSEGTKRARKRVGRGQGSGLGKMGGRGHKGQKSRSGGFHKVGFEGGQMPIQRRLPKVGFTSMKAMVTAEIRLDALNRLEAFEIDVATLKSANLIGEKIRFVKVINSGEITRAIKLNGIKATESAKQAIVAAGGSVEV, encoded by the coding sequence ATGTTTTTAAATACATTAGCGCCTTCTGAAGGAACCAAGCGCGCACGTAAACGTGTAGGTCGTGGTCAGGGTTCTGGACTTGGTAAAATGGGTGGTCGTGGCCATAAGGGTCAGAAATCGCGTTCTGGCGGTTTCCATAAGGTCGGGTTTGAAGGTGGTCAGATGCCAATTCAACGTCGTTTGCCAAAAGTCGGTTTCACGTCTATGAAGGCAATGGTTACTGCTGAAATACGTCTTGATGCCTTGAATCGACTTGAAGCATTTGAAATTGATGTGGCAACTTTGAAGTCGGCAAACTTAATTGGTGAAAAGATCCGTTTTGTTAAGGTTATTAACTCAGGTGAAATAACTCGTGCAATTAAATTAAATGGAATAAAGGCTACAGAGTCTGCTAAGCAAGCTATTGTTGCTGCTGGTGGAAGTGTAGAAGTATAA
- the secY gene encoding preprotein translocase subunit SecY has product MNSPAIAQSSSSSQGWGDLKARLLFVLGALIVFRLGTHIPVPSIDPIALAAMFEQQRGTVLDMFNMFSGGALERLSILALGIMPYISAAIIMQLLTAVSPTLEQLKKEGEAGRRKITQYTRYGTVVLATFQAIGVSIALQAQNINGMPVVVNPGALFMVTAVVTLVSGTIFLMWLGEQITERGIGNGISLIIFAGIVAGLPSALGGTLEQVHTGALHAITVIILLLLVAAVTAFVVFVERGQRRIPVQYAQRMRGRKLYGGQEGHLPLKLNMAGVIPPIFASSIILFPASLGGWFGSSENMSWLKDIATTLAPGQPLYIMFYALAIMFFCFFYTAIVFNPKDTADNLRKSGAFLPGIRPGPQTARYIDTIMGRLTLAGAVYITAVCLLPEFLILYWNVPFYFGGTALLIIVIVVMDFMTQIQAQLMSGQYESMMKKANLKGR; this is encoded by the coding sequence ATGAATAGTCCTGCAATAGCTCAATCCAGTAGTTCTTCTCAAGGTTGGGGTGATTTAAAGGCACGTTTGTTATTTGTACTTGGAGCTCTAATCGTCTTTAGACTTGGGACCCATATTCCAGTACCATCAATTGATCCGATTGCACTTGCAGCAATGTTTGAGCAGCAAAGAGGTACCGTTCTTGACATGTTTAACATGTTTTCGGGCGGTGCGCTTGAGCGCTTATCCATTTTAGCTTTGGGGATAATGCCCTACATTTCTGCCGCAATTATTATGCAACTACTTACAGCAGTTTCACCAACACTTGAGCAACTCAAGAAAGAGGGTGAGGCTGGGCGACGTAAGATAACTCAATATACTCGTTATGGAACTGTTGTCTTGGCAACTTTTCAGGCTATAGGTGTATCGATTGCATTACAAGCCCAAAACATAAATGGTATGCCTGTTGTTGTAAATCCTGGCGCATTATTTATGGTAACGGCAGTTGTCACGCTAGTAAGTGGAACCATATTTCTGATGTGGTTGGGAGAACAAATAACTGAGCGTGGTATCGGTAATGGTATCTCGTTGATTATTTTTGCAGGTATCGTCGCTGGGTTACCCTCAGCACTAGGTGGAACCCTAGAGCAGGTTCATACTGGCGCATTGCATGCAATTACTGTAATCATTTTATTATTACTCGTTGCTGCTGTAACAGCATTTGTTGTGTTTGTGGAGAGGGGTCAGCGTAGAATACCTGTCCAATATGCACAGAGAATGCGCGGACGTAAGCTTTATGGTGGTCAGGAAGGGCATTTACCACTGAAGTTAAATATGGCTGGGGTTATACCTCCTATTTTTGCTTCTAGTATTATCTTATTCCCAGCATCGCTTGGTGGATGGTTTGGTTCTTCTGAGAACATGAGTTGGCTTAAGGATATTGCTACAACATTGGCTCCTGGCCAGCCTTTGTACATAATGTTTTATGCTCTTGCAATCATGTTCTTTTGCTTTTTTTATACAGCGATTGTTTTTAATCCAAAAGATACCGCTGATAATTTAAGAAAGTCTGGTGCTTTCTTACCTGGTATTAGACCAGGACCTCAAACAGCAAGATATATTGATACCATAATGGGTCGATTAACACTTGCTGGCGCAGTGTATATAACCGCAGTGTGTTTATTACCTGAGTTTTTGATTCTTTATTGGAATGTTCCATTCTATTTTGGTGGAACTGCCTTACTTATTATCGTGATAGTAGTAATGGACTTTATGACTCAAATACAAGCTCAGTTAATGTCCGGTCAATATGAAAGTATGATGAAGAAAGCAAATTTAAAAGGGCGATAG
- the rpsM gene encoding 30S ribosomal protein S13 gives MARIAGVNLPLNKHIVIGLRSIYGIGQTTAQNLCNAVNIDPTTKVRDMSEDQLESLRIEIAKYKIEGDLRRQVSMNIKRLMDMGCYRGIRHRRSLPLRGQRTKTNARTRKGPKKPIKR, from the coding sequence ATGGCACGTATTGCCGGCGTAAATTTACCGTTAAACAAGCATATTGTTATCGGTTTAAGATCAATCTATGGAATTGGTCAAACTACAGCACAGAATTTGTGTAATGCAGTAAACATTGACCCAACTACTAAAGTCAGAGACATGTCTGAGGATCAGTTGGAATCATTACGTATTGAAATTGCTAAATATAAGATCGAAGGCGATTTACGTCGTCAGGTTTCGATGAATATTAAGCGTTTAATGGACATGGGTTGTTACCGTGGTATTCGTCACCGCCGTAGCTTACCTCTACGCGGACAGCGCACTAAGACTAATGCGCGTACGCGTAAAGGTCCAAAGAAACCAATTAAAAGATAA
- the rpsK gene encoding 30S ribosomal protein S11, which yields MAKANTRAKKKVKQVVNDAVAHVHASFNNTIVTITDRQGNALCWATAGGSGFRGSRKSTPFAAQVAAERAGQMAHEYGVKNMDVMVKGPGPGRDSAVRGLNSAGFKITSISDVTPIPHNGCRPSKKRRV from the coding sequence ATGGCAAAAGCAAATACACGTGCAAAAAAGAAAGTTAAGCAGGTCGTCAATGATGCCGTAGCGCATGTTCATGCTTCTTTCAACAACACTATTGTAACGATTACAGACCGTCAAGGTAACGCACTCTGCTGGGCAACAGCTGGTGGAAGTGGTTTCCGTGGTTCTCGTAAAAGTACACCTTTCGCTGCGCAGGTTGCTGCAGAACGTGCTGGTCAAATGGCACATGAATACGGCGTCAAGAATATGGATGTAATGGTAAAAGGACCTGGTCCTGGCCGTGACTCTGCTGTTCGTGGTTTAAATAGTGCTGGATTTAAAATTACATCGATTTCTGATGTGACGCCTATTCCTCATAATGGTTGTCGTCCATCTAAGAAACGTCGTGTTTAA
- the rpsD gene encoding 30S ribosomal protein S4, which yields MARYIGPKCKLARREGTDLFLKSGARSIDSKCKIDQAPGQHGARRARVTEYGTQLREKQKVRRIYGVLEKKFRLYYKEADRRKGSTGVNLLQILESRLDNVVYRMGFAATRAEARQLVSHKAIQVNGQTVNIPSYEVSAGDVVAVREKARNQTRIAQALELSAKMGQASWLEVDAKAFQGTFKSVPDRSDLSSDISENLIVELYSK from the coding sequence ATGGCAAGATATATTGGTCCAAAGTGTAAATTAGCACGTCGCGAGGGAACTGATTTGTTCCTTAAAAGCGGCGCTCGTAGCATTGATTCAAAATGTAAAATTGATCAGGCTCCAGGTCAGCATGGTGCTCGTCGTGCTCGTGTAACTGAGTACGGTACCCAGTTGCGTGAAAAGCAGAAAGTTCGTCGTATTTATGGTGTTCTAGAAAAGAAGTTCCGTCTCTATTATAAGGAAGCGGATCGTCGTAAGGGTTCTACTGGTGTTAACCTTTTGCAGATTCTCGAAAGCCGTTTAGATAACGTTGTTTATCGTATGGGTTTTGCTGCAACACGCGCTGAAGCTCGTCAGTTGGTTTCCCACAAGGCTATCCAAGTCAATGGTCAAACTGTCAACATCCCTTCTTATGAAGTATCAGCAGGTGATGTTGTTGCGGTTCGTGAAAAGGCTCGTAACCAAACACGTATTGCTCAAGCATTAGAGCTTTCTGCGAAGATGGGGCAAGCTTCATGGTTAGAAGTTGATGCCAAGGCTTTCCAAGGTACATTTAAGTCTGTGCCTGATCGTAGTGATTTATCTTCAGATATTTCTGAAAACTTGATCGTAGAGCTTTATTCTAAGTAA
- a CDS encoding DNA-directed RNA polymerase subunit alpha, translated as MQEMLEQLLTPRLVDIKRISSTHSRVTLEPLERGFGHTLGNALRRILLSSMPGAAISEVQIDGVLHEYSTIEGVREDVLEILLNLKEVSVKLNARQSSEMTLSMTGPAVVRAKDIQVDHDTEICNPDLVIAHLGDGAKLVMTLKVEKGIGYSAATQNEQAAGTVGFLRLDASFSPVHTVSYSVENARVEQRTDLDKLILDVVTNGTLDPEDAIKQAATVLHYQLNAFVDLKHQEVEAPQEEENDYDPIFLQPVDDLELTVRSANCLKAEQIYYIGDLVQRTEAHLLKTPNLGKKSLQEIKDVLAQRGLGLGTKLDNWPPSSLVGKESA; from the coding sequence ATGCAAGAGATGTTAGAACAATTGTTAACCCCGCGTCTTGTTGACATCAAAAGAATCAGTTCAACGCATAGTCGTGTAACACTAGAACCACTAGAACGTGGTTTTGGTCACACGCTAGGCAATGCACTAAGACGTATATTATTGTCGTCAATGCCTGGTGCTGCTATAAGCGAGGTTCAGATTGATGGTGTATTGCATGAATACTCAACTATTGAGGGTGTTCGTGAGGATGTACTTGAGATTCTATTAAACCTTAAAGAAGTGTCAGTTAAGTTGAATGCTCGTCAGTCTAGTGAGATGACTTTGTCTATGACAGGTCCTGCTGTTGTGCGTGCTAAAGACATTCAGGTAGACCATGATACTGAAATTTGTAATCCAGATTTAGTGATTGCACATCTTGGAGATGGCGCTAAATTAGTGATGACGTTGAAGGTTGAGAAGGGTATTGGTTACTCTGCTGCAACTCAGAACGAGCAGGCTGCAGGTACTGTTGGGTTCTTGCGTCTTGATGCAAGTTTTAGCCCGGTTCATACGGTTAGTTATTCGGTTGAGAATGCACGTGTTGAGCAGCGTACCGATTTAGACAAACTGATTTTAGATGTCGTTACTAATGGTACTTTGGATCCCGAAGATGCTATTAAACAAGCTGCAACAGTTTTACACTATCAGCTTAATGCGTTTGTCGATTTAAAACACCAAGAAGTTGAGGCTCCACAGGAAGAAGAGAATGATTACGATCCAATCTTCTTACAGCCTGTTGATGATCTTGAATTAACTGTTCGTTCAGCAAATTGTTTGAAAGCAGAACAGATTTACTACATTGGTGATTTGGTACAACGTACTGAAGCGCATTTATTAAAAACGCCAAACCTTGGTAAAAAGTCATTACAAGAAATCAAAGATGTTCTTGCTCAGCGTGGCTTAGGTTTGGGTACTAAATTAGACAATTGGCCACCATCAAGTTTGGTGGGTAAAGAGTCAGCGTAA
- the rplQ gene encoding 50S ribosomal protein L17, with protein sequence MRHRKSGRKLNRNSSHRKAMFKNMSASLIEHEVIKTTVAKAKELRSVAEPLITLAKEDSVHNRRLAFARLGSKAAVGKLFSDLGVRYQGRPGGYIRILKCGYRAGDNAPMAIVELVDRPVSDVPAATAEAE encoded by the coding sequence ATGCGTCATCGTAAGAGTGGTCGTAAATTAAACCGCAATAGCTCGCACCGTAAGGCGATGTTCAAAAACATGTCTGCCTCTTTAATTGAGCACGAAGTGATCAAAACAACGGTAGCGAAAGCAAAAGAATTGCGTAGTGTTGCAGAACCCTTAATTACCCTTGCAAAAGAAGATAGTGTGCATAACCGTCGTCTTGCATTTGCACGCTTGGGTAGTAAAGCGGCTGTAGGTAAGTTATTTTCCGATTTAGGTGTTCGTTATCAGGGACGTCCTGGCGGTTATATCCGTATTCTTAAGTGCGGTTACCGTGCTGGTGATAATGCGCCTATGGCGATTGTTGAGTTAGTTGATCGTCCTGTTTCGGATGTTCCAGCTGCTACGGCAGAAGCAGAATAG
- a CDS encoding TatD family hydrolase, whose product MLLFDSHAHLDSISYPKSVDISNVIAVAVDLKTSLYFSYYSSLNQHLKVYPFVGLHPWFIERNFESDLNSLRQLIIESGVSIYGIGEIGLDYSRNANNKIDQQACFEAQVAMAVEFSLPVSVHCVKAFNDLYSILRPSRVKGVIHSFPLRQHEAKRFVSLGLKLGLNPRILSSNLTKRHAFYQQFPLSVWVVESDFPNLNHHNVCNDPRLGMLALIKDLALAYRISDEEVAVQIYNTTQQLLMSH is encoded by the coding sequence ATGTTGTTGTTTGACAGTCATGCCCACCTAGACAGTATTTCTTATCCTAAATCTGTTGATATATCTAATGTCATTGCTGTCGCTGTAGATTTAAAAACATCGCTGTACTTTTCTTACTATTCTTCATTAAATCAACACTTAAAAGTTTATCCGTTTGTCGGCTTACACCCCTGGTTTATTGAACGCAATTTTGAATCTGATCTGAATAGCCTTAGGCAACTGATAATAGAATCCGGTGTTTCAATTTATGGGATAGGTGAGATTGGCCTTGATTATTCCCGTAACGCTAACAATAAAATTGATCAGCAGGCCTGCTTTGAAGCTCAGGTAGCTATGGCCGTAGAGTTTAGTTTGCCTGTTTCAGTTCACTGTGTAAAAGCTTTTAACGATTTATATTCTATTTTGCGACCATCTCGAGTCAAAGGGGTTATACATAGTTTTCCACTGAGGCAACATGAAGCAAAACGATTCGTGTCTTTGGGACTTAAATTGGGATTAAACCCGCGAATACTTTCTTCTAATCTAACTAAGCGTCATGCTTTTTATCAGCAGTTTCCTTTAAGTGTTTGGGTAGTGGAGTCTGATTTTCCAAATTTAAACCATCATAATGTTTGTAATGATCCTCGTTTGGGCATGCTTGCATTAATCAAGGATTTGGCACTTGCCTATCGAATTAGTGATGAAGAGGTTGCAGTTCAAATTTATAATACTACCCAACAGTTATTGATGAGTCATTGA
- a CDS encoding tRNA threonylcarbamoyladenosine dehydratase, whose protein sequence is MNLSDPLFERSLLVFSDQVLLDLANAKILIAGVGGVGGFVAEALARAGAENITLVDHDRVSASNKNRQIVALDNTLGELKVAVMADRIAQINPSCQVDCRAVFFAPESMAELVAPFDVVIDAIDSLNCKVALVAEAVKQRKRIFSSMGAGRRVDPTKIMVTDISLTHTCGLARVMRQRLKKLGIKKGVPVVFSTELPKEPGPMEAIANARGRVVNGTASYMPGIFGLTLAGLVIKSFSDASS, encoded by the coding sequence ATGAATTTAAGTGATCCTTTGTTTGAACGCAGTTTGTTGGTTTTTAGTGATCAGGTTCTGCTTGATCTTGCCAATGCTAAGATATTAATTGCTGGTGTAGGCGGTGTGGGTGGATTTGTTGCCGAAGCCTTAGCGAGAGCCGGGGCTGAAAACATAACGCTTGTTGACCATGATCGCGTATCGGCATCCAACAAGAATCGTCAAATTGTTGCACTCGACAATACGTTAGGCGAATTAAAAGTAGCGGTGATGGCAGATCGAATTGCACAGATTAATCCTAGTTGTCAGGTTGATTGCCGAGCTGTGTTCTTTGCTCCTGAATCTATGGCAGAACTTGTGGCACCCTTTGATGTTGTGATTGATGCAATTGATAGTCTTAACTGTAAGGTGGCATTGGTTGCTGAAGCCGTAAAGCAGCGAAAACGCATTTTTTCTAGCATGGGTGCGGGTCGGCGGGTTGATCCCACCAAAATTATGGTGACAGATATTAGTCTTACGCATACCTGCGGTCTCGCTCGAGTCATGCGACAGCGTCTAAAGAAGCTAGGCATTAAAAAAGGTGTGCCAGTGGTGTTCTCAACAGAGCTCCCAAAGGAGCCTGGTCCTATGGAAGCCATTGCCAATGCTCGTGGGCGTGTAGTGAATGGTACGGCGAGTTACATGCCAGGTATTTTTGGTTTGACCTTAGCAGGCCTGGTGATTAAGTCATTCTCTGACGCGTCGAGTTAA
- the cynS gene encoding cyanase, producing MMTKTTMTETIILAKHELGVSWGEMAAACGLSEVFATSACLGMNSLKAEPAQKLAAFLKLGDDIALALQECPHKTWDKSVPTDPLIYRLYEIVGVYGPTMKTLIHEKFGDGIMSAIDFTMHIDKEENPAGDRVVISMNGKFLPYKSW from the coding sequence ATGATGACTAAAACAACGATGACTGAAACCATTATTCTGGCTAAGCATGAGCTTGGCGTAAGTTGGGGTGAGATGGCCGCAGCTTGTGGCTTAAGTGAAGTGTTTGCAACCTCAGCCTGCCTAGGTATGAACAGTCTAAAAGCGGAACCGGCACAAAAACTCGCTGCATTCTTAAAGTTAGGTGATGACATCGCCCTAGCATTACAAGAATGTCCGCATAAAACGTGGGATAAATCCGTGCCCACCGATCCATTGATTTATCGTCTTTATGAAATTGTAGGGGTGTACGGTCCTACCATGAAAACCCTTATTCATGAAAAATTTGGCGATGGCATTATGAGCGCCATTGACTTCACGATGCATATCGATAAGGAAGAAAATCCAGCGGGTGACCGTGTAGTCATTAGCATGAACGGTAAGTTTCTACCTTACAAGTCTTGGTGA
- a CDS encoding ABC transporter ATP-binding protein, whose product MTKFLEIQGLRKSYPTPDGKEVSTVFEHANFSIEKGEFVCVIGHSGCGKSTILNILAGLDEASDGLVLMDGKEITGPSLERGVIFQNYSLLPWKTTLDNIIFAVRARWPSWDKSKVEAHSKRYLELVGLSHALDRKPAQLSGGMRQRVSIARAFATQPQLLLMDEPFGALDALTRGVIQEELIKIWEESKQTVFMITHDVDEAILLSDRILLMSNGPKAQIAESVKVSIPRPRTRTDIIHDENYYKIRNHLVDFLVNRSKGLSGSVCDVKPDHQPLTVDLAAS is encoded by the coding sequence ATGACAAAGTTTTTAGAAATTCAAGGGTTACGCAAAAGCTACCCAACTCCCGATGGCAAAGAGGTGTCAACGGTTTTTGAACACGCCAACTTTAGCATTGAAAAGGGTGAATTTGTATGTGTCATCGGACATTCAGGTTGTGGTAAATCAACTATCTTAAACATCTTAGCAGGCCTGGATGAGGCTAGCGATGGTTTGGTACTCATGGATGGAAAGGAAATTACAGGACCCAGCCTGGAGCGCGGGGTGATTTTCCAAAACTACAGTTTATTACCCTGGAAAACCACCCTAGATAACATTATTTTTGCAGTGAGAGCCCGTTGGCCTAGCTGGGACAAGTCGAAGGTTGAAGCTCATAGCAAACGTTATTTGGAGCTGGTTGGACTGAGCCATGCTCTGGATCGCAAACCTGCACAGCTATCGGGCGGTATGCGCCAACGCGTGAGTATTGCGCGTGCATTTGCTACCCAACCTCAGCTACTGTTAATGGATGAACCCTTTGGTGCGCTAGATGCATTAACACGCGGCGTCATCCAAGAGGAGCTAATTAAAATTTGGGAAGAGTCCAAGCAAACTGTATTCATGATTACTCATGATGTAGATGAGGCAATCTTGCTATCAGACCGAATTTTGCTAATGTCAAACGGCCCCAAAGCACAGATTGCAGAATCGGTAAAGGTCAGTATTCCACGACCCAGAACCCGGACCGACATTATTCATGATGAAAATTATTACAAAATTCGCAACCACTTGGTGGACTTCCTGGTCAATCGCTCGAAAGGCTTATCAGGCAGCGTATGTGACGTGAAACCTGACCACCAACCTTTAACCGTAGACTTAGCTGCAAGTTAA
- the ntrB gene encoding nitrate ABC transporter permease translates to MLKSVNLKATLVSLALLIVLLGSWELGTYSANSSMSRELTEYEMLMGLGAPTAAVPPPSQIIALGIAELSNPFYDAGPNDKGIGVQLAHSVYRVLVGFALAAVIAIPLGFVIGMSPMMYKALNPYIQVLRPISPLAWMPLALFIIQDSELSAIFVIFICSIWPMLLNTAFGVASVRKDWINVAKTHQLSPVQTAFQVVLPAAAPTILTGMRISIGIAWLVIVAAEMLVGGTGIGYYVWNEWNNLDLARVIFSIFMIGVIGMILDMILAAGARMVAYQE, encoded by the coding sequence ATGTTAAAGTCCGTTAATCTAAAAGCCACCCTTGTTAGTCTCGCACTGCTGATTGTATTACTGGGTAGCTGGGAGCTAGGCACCTATTCAGCCAATTCCAGCATGAGTCGGGAATTGACCGAATATGAAATGCTAATGGGTCTTGGCGCTCCAACAGCAGCGGTACCACCACCGTCTCAAATCATTGCACTTGGTATCGCAGAGTTATCTAACCCATTCTATGACGCAGGACCCAATGATAAAGGCATTGGGGTGCAACTAGCCCATTCTGTCTATCGCGTACTTGTGGGATTTGCATTGGCCGCAGTTATTGCTATACCTCTAGGATTTGTTATTGGTATGTCACCAATGATGTACAAGGCGCTTAACCCCTATATCCAAGTACTGCGTCCTATTTCACCCTTGGCATGGATGCCTTTAGCCTTATTTATTATTCAAGACTCTGAGTTATCCGCGATTTTTGTAATTTTTATTTGCTCCATTTGGCCAATGCTACTTAATACTGCCTTTGGCGTCGCCAGCGTACGCAAAGATTGGATTAATGTTGCCAAAACCCATCAACTTTCACCGGTGCAAACGGCTTTTCAAGTAGTGCTCCCTGCTGCTGCACCGACCATCTTGACCGGCATGCGTATTTCGATTGGTATTGCTTGGCTCGTTATTGTTGCCGCAGAAATGCTGGTGGGCGGTACAGGTATTGGTTATTACGTTTGGAACGAATGGAACAACCTTGACCTCGCACGCGTGATCTTTTCAATCTTCATGATTGGCGTCATAGGCATGATTCTCGACATGATCTTGGCTGCTGGCGCACGTATGGTTGCCTATCAAGAATAA